A genomic segment from Synchiropus splendidus isolate RoL2022-P1 chromosome 18, RoL_Sspl_1.0, whole genome shotgun sequence encodes:
- the LOC128749420 gene encoding sterile alpha motif domain-containing protein 10-like, producing the protein MAVDAASSFSFCRPAVAYRALPDDIRQQLVGRSHGSLTWHDGRRRPVKLLQQPGSEAGAQHRHGDGSGLYHTSPPAFVTRPVLMWTQQDVCRWLKKHCPHNYLTYLEVFSQHAITGRALLRLNDEKLVRMGLVQDRQRQDLLHQLLHLQVQEEERNLRLKALEGERNLLLKAPSNSTARKVW; encoded by the exons ATGGCTGTCGACG ccGCGTCCAGTTTCAGCTTCTGCCGCCCCGCAGTGGCGTACCGCGCGCTACCTGACGACATCCGGCAGCAGCTGGTGGGGCGGAGCCACGGGAGCCTGACGTGGCACGACGGGCGGCGAAGGCCCGTGAAGCTGCTGCAACAGCCGGGGTCCGAGGCAGGAGCGCAGCATCGTCATGGAGACGGCTCCGGCCTGTACCACACCAGCCCGCCGGCCTTCGTCACCCGGCCGGTCCTCATGTGGACGCAGCAGGACGTGTGCCGCTGGCTGAAGAAGCACTGTCCTCACAACTACCTGACCTACTTGGAGGTGTTCTCCCAGCACGCCATCACCG GTCGCGCTCTGTTGCGTCTGAACGATGAGAAGCTGGTCCGGATGGGTCTGGTCCAGGACAGACAGAGGCAGGACCTTctccaccagctgctccacctgcaggtccaggaggaggagaggaacctGCGCCTCAAGGCCCTGGAGGGGGAGCGGAACCTCCTGCTCAAAGCTCCGTCCAACTCTACCGCCCGCAAGGTCTGGTGA